In Acidimicrobiales bacterium, a single genomic region encodes these proteins:
- the dcd gene encoding dCTP deaminase — protein sequence MILSDRTIREQLAAGRIVIEPFDEADIQPSSVDLHIDRFFRVFRNHTMAHIDVKQDLEELTELVEVGEDDVFILHPGEFVLGSTAERVALPDDLVARLEGKSSLGRLGLLIHSTAGFVDAGWDGHLTLELSNVATLPITLYPGMKIGQISFLQMTTAADQPYGTGKLGSKYHGQRGPTPSRYFENFRPRR from the coding sequence GTGATCCTCTCCGACCGGACCATCCGCGAGCAGCTGGCTGCGGGCCGCATCGTCATCGAGCCCTTCGACGAGGCCGACATCCAGCCGTCGTCGGTCGATCTGCACATCGACCGCTTCTTCCGGGTGTTCCGCAACCACACGATGGCCCACATCGACGTGAAGCAGGACCTCGAGGAGCTCACCGAGCTGGTCGAGGTGGGCGAGGACGACGTCTTCATCCTCCACCCCGGCGAGTTCGTCCTCGGCTCAACCGCCGAGCGGGTGGCGCTGCCCGACGACCTGGTCGCCCGCCTCGAGGGCAAGAGCTCCCTCGGCCGCCTCGGTCTGCTCATCCACAGCACCGCGGGATTCGTCGATGCAGGTTGGGACGGCCACCTCACGCTCGAGCTCTCCAACGTGGCCACGTTGCCGATCACGCTCTACCCGGGCATGAAGATCGGCCAGATCAGCTTCCTGCAGATGACCACTGCTGCCGACCAGCCCTACGGCACCGGCAAGCTCGGCTCGAAGTACCACGGCCAGCGGGGTCCCACCCCCAGCCGCTACTTCGAGAACTTCCGCCCCCGCCGCTAG
- a CDS encoding maleylpyruvate isomerase family mycothiol-dependent enzyme, with the protein MERDDYLTHLRRDGHRMADLAEGDLSAPVPTCPDWTLAELVRHTGNVHRWQTAAVRDDPAEFPDPATWRLPPAEGQPLADWFRAGVDEAVAVLSAATPGERRWTWAGPGTTDFYFRRIAQETLVHRIDAELAAGVEPEPVDPGFAVDGIDEMCDVFIPHAEGQPVGGSGETLHLHATDATGEWLFTMHGDHVEVARGHAKGDAAVRATARDLLLISWGRDPLGELEVFGDESVVARFRTAAAL; encoded by the coding sequence GTGGAGCGCGACGACTACCTCACCCACCTGCGCCGGGACGGGCACCGGATGGCCGACCTGGCCGAGGGCGACCTGTCGGCCCCGGTGCCGACGTGTCCTGACTGGACCCTCGCCGAGCTCGTCCGGCACACGGGCAACGTCCACCGATGGCAGACGGCCGCCGTCCGGGACGATCCCGCCGAGTTTCCGGATCCGGCCACCTGGCGCCTTCCTCCCGCCGAGGGCCAACCGCTCGCCGACTGGTTCCGGGCCGGTGTCGACGAGGCCGTTGCCGTCCTGTCAGCCGCGACGCCGGGCGAGCGCCGGTGGACGTGGGCCGGCCCCGGCACCACCGACTTCTACTTCCGGCGGATCGCCCAGGAAACCCTGGTGCACCGGATCGATGCCGAGCTGGCCGCAGGGGTCGAGCCGGAGCCGGTCGATCCCGGCTTCGCGGTCGACGGCATCGACGAGATGTGCGACGTCTTCATCCCCCATGCCGAGGGCCAGCCCGTCGGCGGCAGCGGCGAGACCCTCCACCTGCACGCCACCGACGCCACGGGAGAGTGGCTCTTCACCATGCACGGCGACCACGTGGAGGTTGCACGCGGCCATGCCAAGGGCGACGCGGCCGTGAGGGCGACGGCGCGGGACCTGCTCCTCATCTCGTGGGGCCGAGACCCCCTCGGCGAGCTGGAGGTCTTCGGTGACGAGTCGGTCGTGGCGCGCTTCCGGACCGCCGCCGCCCTCTGA
- a CDS encoding nucleoside 2-deoxyribosyltransferase, translating into MRDRPLVYLAGPLGFTEPGRRFHDEVVVPAVRAAGFDVADPWTGGGDIETALGIVDHDERRRALVRANRAAGAANASMIDRADGVLAVLDGSDVDSGTAAEIGYAAALEVPVVGWRSDLRDSGDNEATVVNLQVEHFIERSGGVIESSLDGAIAALSAAVAG; encoded by the coding sequence ATGCGCGATCGCCCCTTGGTGTACCTCGCCGGGCCGCTGGGGTTCACCGAGCCCGGCCGCCGCTTCCACGACGAGGTGGTGGTCCCCGCGGTGCGGGCCGCCGGCTTCGACGTCGCCGACCCGTGGACCGGCGGAGGCGACATCGAGACCGCCCTCGGCATCGTCGACCACGACGAGCGGCGCCGGGCGCTGGTCCGGGCCAACCGGGCCGCGGGGGCGGCCAACGCCTCGATGATCGACCGCGCCGACGGTGTGCTGGCGGTGCTCGACGGTTCCGACGTCGACTCGGGCACCGCGGCCGAGATCGGCTACGCCGCCGCGCTCGAGGTCCCCGTCGTGGGCTGGCGCAGCGACCTGCGCGACAGCGGCGACAACGAGGCCACCGTGGTGAACCTCCAGGTCGAGCACTTCATCGAGCGCTCCGGTGGGGTGATCGAGTCCAGCCTCGACGGCGCCATCGCCGCCCTCTCGGCCGCCGTGGCAGGCTGA
- a CDS encoding class I SAM-dependent methyltransferase, producing the protein MDCVQIRRLPERPRRYRDAARLSGRETAESVEPASFYTGIVAELYAPLKSASQDPESYARFIEASGQPALELGCGNGDPLLELRRRGLDVDGVDSSADMLAICRRRAADDGLDVTVHHQAMESLDLPRRYRSIFLAGPTFNLLPDDTTATRALERIRDHLDEGGSALVPLFVPTPTAEDALGQPRSATEPDGSTISVTAIAEERDDEARTQRTTLRYERVTAGRRTTVDRPWVLHWHTQDGFRRLASSVGLATVAVLDAAGRPAKEDATVFVFWLQSESQ; encoded by the coding sequence GTGGACTGCGTCCAGATCCGGCGACTGCCCGAGCGTCCGCGTCGTTATCGCGACGCAGCCCGCCTGAGCGGGCGCGAGACTGCCGAGAGTGTGGAGCCGGCATCGTTCTACACGGGCATCGTCGCCGAGCTCTACGCGCCCCTGAAGTCGGCGTCGCAAGACCCTGAGTCGTACGCCCGCTTCATCGAAGCCTCGGGCCAGCCTGCCCTCGAGCTCGGCTGCGGCAACGGCGATCCGCTTCTCGAGCTGCGTCGACGCGGCCTCGACGTCGATGGCGTCGACTCGTCAGCCGACATGCTCGCGATCTGTCGCCGACGCGCCGCCGACGACGGTCTCGACGTCACGGTGCATCACCAGGCGATGGAATCACTCGACCTTCCCAGGCGCTACCGGTCGATCTTCCTTGCGGGCCCCACCTTCAACCTGCTGCCGGACGACACCACGGCGACGCGAGCGCTGGAACGAATCCGTGACCACCTCGACGAGGGCGGCTCCGCCCTCGTTCCCCTGTTCGTCCCGACGCCGACGGCCGAAGATGCGCTCGGCCAACCACGCTCTGCGACTGAGCCGGACGGGTCCACCATCAGCGTCACTGCCATCGCCGAGGAGCGCGACGACGAGGCGCGGACGCAACGCACGACCCTCCGCTACGAACGGGTCACCGCGGGACGGCGAACGACGGTCGATCGACCATGGGTGCTCCACTGGCACACGCAGGACGGCTTTCGCAGGCTCGCGTCATCGGTGGGACTCGCAACGGTCGCAGTCCTCGACGCAGCCGGCCGTCCCGCGAAGGAAGACGCCACCGTGTTCGTCTTCTGGCTGCAATCGGAATCCCAATGA
- a CDS encoding GNAT family N-acetyltransferase translates to MVEIRELQVGQPDVLVELFAAVLPDFDPSLSTDGAGPQAFLEDPTSFALGAYVGRTPAGLAWGLHMRSPSGRLTTYVHELDVREAWRRQGIATALITEAMVLARRHGSTKFWLSTGAHNETAQALYESLGGDRKPLGDVNYWWTLD, encoded by the coding sequence GTGGTCGAGATCCGCGAATTGCAGGTGGGACAGCCGGATGTGCTGGTCGAGCTGTTCGCGGCGGTGCTCCCAGACTTCGATCCCTCCCTCTCAACCGACGGTGCCGGGCCGCAAGCGTTCCTCGAGGACCCAACATCCTTTGCGCTCGGCGCGTACGTCGGCCGAACTCCGGCTGGCCTGGCGTGGGGTCTGCACATGCGCTCGCCCAGCGGACGGTTGACCACCTACGTGCACGAGTTGGACGTGCGCGAGGCGTGGCGGCGACAAGGCATCGCGACGGCGCTCATCACCGAGGCCATGGTGCTCGCGCGCAGGCACGGCTCAACCAAGTTCTGGCTCTCGACGGGTGCGCACAACGAGACGGCCCAAGCGCTCTACGAGTCTCTCGGCGGGGATCGGAAGCCTCTCGGCGATGTCAACTACTGGTGGACCCTCGACTGA
- a CDS encoding PP2C family protein-serine/threonine phosphatase, whose translation MGAVDALAAELVRMLDATEVSLLVANFSGTAAVRMSHVTRSEGGMADGRNERKESFPLNGSPRHRVLTSQEQVVESHGDGWRVLVPVTERGDAIGILELTLPHRPDTETLRYLTSAAHALAYTVVAARRHTDLFEWAQRDVPFSLPAEIQRRLLPDSYTVEGGPFTLAGWLEPAASVGGDTFDYSVDREYLYASVSDAVGHAIGAALLATLAVGSLRNTRRSGASPREQANAANAALIDSSASDEFVTAQILRIRIADGAVDIVNAGHPLPYLLRDGAAAAVDLTPGLPLGISRDSYETHRLTLEPGDRLLIVTDGFLERNADIAIGDILVHSADRHPREVVRELARDVLDATGGDLRDDATVLCIDWYGPRGVRNATGGASLDRATSG comes from the coding sequence GTGGGGGCCGTCGACGCCCTGGCGGCCGAGCTCGTCCGGATGCTCGACGCCACCGAGGTGAGTCTCCTGGTCGCAAACTTCTCGGGGACGGCCGCCGTGCGGATGTCGCACGTCACCAGGAGCGAGGGTGGCATGGCCGACGGACGCAACGAGCGCAAGGAGTCGTTCCCGCTCAACGGGTCGCCACGCCATCGAGTCCTCACGAGCCAGGAACAGGTGGTCGAGTCCCACGGAGACGGCTGGCGGGTCCTCGTCCCGGTCACCGAGCGCGGCGACGCCATCGGCATCCTCGAGCTCACGCTCCCGCACCGCCCTGACACCGAGACCCTCCGGTACCTCACGTCTGCCGCGCACGCCCTGGCGTACACGGTGGTCGCGGCCCGCCGGCACACGGACCTGTTCGAGTGGGCGCAGCGCGATGTGCCGTTCTCGCTCCCGGCCGAGATCCAGCGTCGCCTGCTGCCCGACTCCTACACCGTCGAGGGCGGCCCGTTCACGCTCGCCGGCTGGCTGGAGCCGGCAGCGAGCGTCGGTGGCGACACCTTCGACTACTCCGTCGATCGTGAGTACCTGTACGCCTCCGTCAGCGACGCGGTTGGTCATGCCATTGGCGCCGCGCTGCTCGCCACCCTTGCGGTGGGGAGCCTCCGCAACACCCGTCGGTCAGGGGCGTCTCCACGCGAACAGGCCAACGCGGCGAACGCCGCGCTGATCGACAGTTCCGCTTCTGACGAGTTCGTCACGGCCCAGATCCTGCGGATCAGGATCGCCGACGGCGCCGTCGACATCGTCAATGCCGGCCATCCCCTGCCGTACCTCCTCCGAGACGGCGCAGCGGCAGCAGTCGACCTGACTCCGGGCCTGCCACTCGGCATCTCTCGCGACTCGTACGAGACCCACAGACTGACGCTCGAGCCCGGCGACCGCCTGCTGATCGTGACCGACGGGTTCCTCGAGCGGAACGCCGACATCGCCATCGGCGACATCCTCGTGCACTCCGCTGACCGGCACCCCCGCGAGGTCGTCCGTGAGCTCGCGCGAGACGTGCTCGACGCGACCGGTGGCGACCTCCGCGATGACGCGACCGTCCTCTGCATCGACTGGTACGGACCGCGTGGTGTCCGCAACGCCACCGGAGGAGCCAGCCTCGATCGGGCCACGTCCGGCTGA
- a CDS encoding 4a-hydroxytetrahydrobiopterin dehydratase, whose product MDATQRLTADQVSGSEQLDDWRVLLKTLQASFRTGSFAAGVELAARIGAAADDADHHPDLTITYPRVHVLLTTHETGGLTTRDVDLARTISTIAAELGIPAEPTAVAQMEIAVDALDISAVKPFWEAVLGYEGAGDDECVDPYGRGPAVWFQQMDAPRPQRNRIHIDVTVPHDVAEARIAAALAAGGTLVSDDAAPAFWVLADPEGNEACISTWQGRD is encoded by the coding sequence ATGGACGCGACCCAGAGGCTCACGGCGGACCAGGTCAGCGGAAGCGAGCAGCTGGATGACTGGCGAGTGCTGCTGAAGACGCTCCAGGCGTCGTTCCGCACCGGCTCGTTCGCTGCCGGCGTCGAGCTCGCCGCCCGCATCGGCGCCGCGGCCGACGACGCCGACCACCACCCCGACCTGACCATCACCTACCCGCGCGTCCACGTCCTCCTCACCACCCACGAGACAGGCGGCCTGACCACCCGCGATGTCGACCTCGCCCGCACGATCTCGACGATCGCCGCCGAGCTCGGCATCCCCGCAGAGCCGACGGCGGTGGCCCAGATGGAGATCGCCGTCGACGCTCTCGACATCTCCGCCGTGAAGCCCTTCTGGGAGGCGGTCCTCGGCTACGAGGGTGCGGGTGACGACGAGTGCGTGGATCCCTACGGTCGCGGCCCAGCCGTCTGGTTCCAGCAGATGGACGCCCCCCGCCCCCAGCGCAACCGGATCCACATCGACGTGACCGTCCCTCACGACGTCGCCGAGGCGCGGATCGCCGCAGCGCTGGCGGCCGGCGGCACCCTGGTGTCCGACGACGCAGCACCCGCGTTCTGGGTCCTCGCGGATCCCGAGGGCAATGAAGCGTGCATCAGCACGTGGCAGGGCCGGGACTGA
- the rocD gene encoding ornithine--oxo-acid transaminase, producing the protein MGTPTAPQESPDGRWAAPNYNPLPVTLTAAEGSWVTDDEGRRLLDLLSAYSALNFGHRHPALVAAAKAQLDLVTLTSRAFGNDRLPLFCERLAALCGQEMVLPMNTGAEAVETAIKAARRWGMLRRGVPDGEAEIIVCDGNFHGRTTTIVGFSTDPEAREGFGPFGPGFTVVPFGDAAAMAAAVTPRTVAVLVEPIQGEAGVRIPPDGYLRAVRELCDDAGILLVADEIQSGLGRTGRTFACDHEGVRPDAYLLGKALGGGIVAVSAVVGSADMLGVLTAGRHGSTFGGNPLSCAVGLAVLDLLESDEPQRQATAMGEVLACRLAALPRHHVTAVRARGLWAGVDLAPSLGPARALCEELMRRRVLVKDTHGSTIRIAPPLNIQRHDLDWACDRLIEALDALAERSAR; encoded by the coding sequence GTGGGCACACCGACCGCACCGCAGGAGAGCCCCGACGGGCGGTGGGCCGCCCCGAACTACAACCCCCTACCGGTGACGCTCACCGCCGCCGAAGGGTCGTGGGTCACCGACGACGAGGGGCGGCGCCTCCTCGACCTGCTGTCCGCCTACTCGGCGTTGAACTTCGGTCACCGCCATCCGGCGCTCGTGGCGGCCGCCAAGGCGCAGCTCGACCTGGTGACACTGACCTCCCGGGCGTTCGGCAACGACCGGCTGCCGCTGTTCTGCGAGCGGCTGGCGGCGCTGTGCGGCCAGGAGATGGTGCTGCCGATGAACACCGGCGCCGAAGCGGTGGAGACGGCCATCAAGGCGGCCCGCCGCTGGGGCATGCTCCGGCGGGGGGTCCCCGACGGGGAGGCGGAGATCATCGTGTGCGACGGGAACTTCCACGGTCGCACCACCACCATCGTCGGCTTCTCCACCGATCCCGAGGCGAGGGAGGGCTTCGGGCCGTTCGGCCCCGGGTTCACGGTCGTGCCCTTCGGCGACGCCGCCGCCATGGCGGCGGCGGTCACGCCCCGGACGGTGGCGGTGCTCGTCGAACCGATCCAGGGTGAGGCAGGGGTGCGGATCCCGCCGGACGGCTACCTGCGGGCGGTGCGCGAACTGTGCGACGACGCCGGCATCCTCCTCGTCGCCGACGAGATCCAGTCCGGCCTCGGCCGGACCGGCCGCACGTTCGCCTGCGACCACGAGGGGGTGCGCCCCGACGCCTACCTCCTCGGCAAGGCGCTCGGTGGGGGCATCGTGGCCGTCTCCGCCGTGGTGGGCAGCGCCGACATGCTCGGGGTCCTGACCGCGGGCCGGCACGGGTCGACCTTCGGTGGAAACCCGCTGTCGTGCGCGGTCGGGCTCGCGGTGCTCGACCTCCTCGAGTCGGACGAACCCCAGCGACAGGCGACGGCGATGGGTGAGGTCCTCGCATGCCGGCTGGCGGCACTCCCCCGCCACCACGTCACCGCCGTTCGGGCGCGAGGACTGTGGGCCGGTGTCGACCTGGCTCCCTCCCTCGGCCCCGCCCGGGCCCTGTGCGAGGAGCTGATGCGCCGCCGGGTCCTCGTCAAGGACACCCACGGCTCGACGATCCGCATCGCCCCACCGCTGAACATCCAACGCCACGACCTCGACTGGGCCTGCGACCGGCTGATCGAGGCCCTCGACGCGCTGGCCGAGCGCTCGGCACGCTGA
- a CDS encoding cytidylate kinase-like family protein codes for MRVIAVSASYGAGGSVIAPLVAERLGVAYLDRAVAARDSQRMEEEVREAAVSEEELERGLWQRIISALAATPSELSPVTETVEHPDRTVRREAEARLHAFASSGAGGVVLGWAASAVLPEAYRVRLDGPAERRLLQGMEIEDLDEDTARRRLEKTDEVRALYWRRLYQRDWRDPALFHLFIDSTALDLDTVADLIVRAATAASTR; via the coding sequence GTGCGGGTCATCGCGGTGTCTGCGAGCTACGGGGCGGGAGGCAGCGTCATCGCCCCCCTGGTGGCCGAGCGCCTCGGGGTCGCCTACCTCGACCGGGCCGTCGCCGCCCGAGACAGCCAGCGCATGGAGGAGGAGGTCCGCGAGGCCGCCGTCTCCGAAGAGGAGCTCGAGCGCGGGCTCTGGCAGCGGATCATCAGCGCCCTCGCCGCGACCCCGAGCGAGCTGAGCCCCGTCACCGAGACCGTCGAGCACCCCGACCGGACGGTCCGGCGAGAGGCCGAGGCGCGCCTCCACGCCTTCGCCTCGAGCGGCGCCGGTGGGGTGGTGCTCGGATGGGCGGCGTCGGCGGTCCTGCCCGAGGCCTACCGCGTCCGCCTCGACGGCCCCGCCGAGCGACGCTTGCTCCAGGGCATGGAGATCGAGGACCTCGACGAGGACACCGCCCGGCGCCGGCTGGAGAAGACCGACGAGGTCCGGGCGCTGTACTGGCGCCGGCTGTACCAGCGCGACTGGCGCGACCCGGCGCTCTTCCACCTCTTCATCGACTCCACGGCGCTCGATCTCGACACCGTCGCCGACCTGATCGTGCGGGCTGCCACCGCCGCCTCGACCCGGTGA